Proteins from one Ranitomeya variabilis isolate aRanVar5 chromosome 1, aRanVar5.hap1, whole genome shotgun sequence genomic window:
- the BOLA1 gene encoding bolA-like protein 1, with translation MLPTRFLRSCTHFPSASVTARYSGSRNMEKPVETSIRAKLSENLEPCHLEVHNESSMHAVPPGSETHFKVVVVSDVFSGKSLIQRHRLVNDLLKEELAGPVHALSIQAKTPQQWAENPTVVKSPGCMGGSKHDHQVGKKLSTQV, from the coding sequence ATGCTCCCGACACGGTTTCTCCGGTCTTGCACACATTTCCCTTCAGCTTCAGTGACCGCAAGGTATTCAGGATCCCGAAACATGGAAAAACCTGTGGAAACGTCAATCAGGGCGAAACTGAGTGAGAACCTGGAACCCTGCCACCTAGAGGTGCATAATGAGAGTTCTATGCATGCCGTGCCCCCCGGGTCAGAAACCCACTTTAAAGTGGTGGTGGTATCCGATGTGTTCAGCGGGAAGTCTCTTATTCAGCGCCACAGACTTGTCAATGATTTGCTGAAAGAAGAGTTAGCCGGACCCGTTCATGCCCTGTCCATCCAGGCCAAGACCCCGCAACAATGGGCAGAAAACCCCACTGTTGTTAAAAGCCCTGGATGTATGGGGGGGTCGAAGCATGATCACCAGGTGGGCAAAAAGCTGAGCACTCAGGTGTAG